Within Scyliorhinus torazame isolate Kashiwa2021f chromosome 9, sScyTor2.1, whole genome shotgun sequence, the genomic segment aaaaatgatcaatTTATTACTTTTTTTATTCAGCAAGTTGTTTCTTTTCATACCTCAGCTTTTCCCAAAAAATCAAGTTTATTATTGTGCTAAACttatctttattttttttaaatttagactactcaattatttttttttccaattaaggagcaatttagcgtggccaatccacctaaccagcacatctttgggttttgggggtgaaacccacacagacacggggagaatgtgcaaactccacacgacccaGGGCCGCGATTCAAACCCTGGTCTTCAgctccgtaggctgcagtgctaaccactgtgccatgtgccacccaAACTTTACCTTTCTTAAATTTGTTCATCAACCCCTGAATGAGAAAAAATTTAAATGTGCCCCCTTACACGAAACGCCTAGCCAAGTCTGCCATAGAGGAAAGCCAATGGATGTACACAATGAAATGTTTGCTGCATTGGAAAGTCTGGCGGAAAGGCTGTGCTCAATGTCCAGGAACATGTTGGAGTGTGACACCAGCTTAGCACAGAGCTTGGAGTGGGCAAGTAGTGGTCAAGTCTGTTTGCAcagacttctggtgacggcgggcgggaggcggccgcacaatggggagctcccgctcgggaacggcattttcggggctttaagcccggtcccagggtccatggaggcggcagaagcagggagaaggcacggaggaggcactgtgaagatacaggagggaaaaaaccccaaagaaaaatgtcgagggtgagcaaaaaaacggccgaaaaataaccagctggaggtccgtcggggagtggaaaggtcaccgcggggtcaccaggaaaaatggaggctggagcaccagggaaggccgcactgcttacagctgaaaaaataaccaaggtgatggctgcggaatttgaaaagcagttggcgcagattgcgaaatgcatggagacggtgaggaaggagatgagggaggttttgagtgtgctggtggaggaggcggtttccccggtgaggacggaggtggcgagtgcagtggcggaggtgcgagagcaaggggaggcgctgaaggaagtgaaggagatgttattgcagcacggtgatcaacttgcctcgatggagaaagagatgcggaaggtgatggatactaacaaggatctgcgaggaaaaatggaagacctggaaaatagatccaggcgacagaacttgaggattgtggggctgtccGAAGgatttgaaggaccgaagccgactgagtattttgccgcgatgctggcaaaactattgggggagggggaggacccctcccgatatgaagtggatcgggctcatcggtcgtggaggcctgtaccaaaggcgagtgagccgccaagggcagtgactctgtgctgccataggtacagtgtgaaggagaaggtcctgagctgggccaagcagaagtgggtggtgcagtgggctgtgtagatctccaaatttctttctctgtcagtctggcctcaataaaagttgagacggattcgcacgtaaacagaagttatttatttagcttgcaagcttgaatcatcttacagaaatgtaagagacatccagcttcttacatcccagaaaacgactgaactaaaagacaaagggatctctgcaaaatcaattcaaatggtatcaagtttcacatactcgacggacataggtcagcctatgtccctcctgacctgttcgatctattctgattggctcacttccaatccctttctctggcccctatcaatgcagcatcactctcatagacccacctcttcctgctttttccatgcggtctcaaattcctttgtctctaactgcaagaatcaaagtggcttatttctacattacattaactagtaactctaaagtaactattttatatcacattcgtcattccctccttttatcattccatgataaccggactatccaatctatagctacggtccctcatctaaaaagatccgtcgctgcatttccaattcctgtcttagccccccttcatctgcctcaccctcatggattttaacagttaaattttttttctcggtgattggggcggtgatctgatctagtgcaccccgcattctacccatcacacatttaaggatggccaggcccacaaagatgcagccgatagctaccactagatacatggccatatttatcaaccagtccttccatcctccagatccccagttaccccaagagtcaggatcctgcatcccgtccaagtgatcccgtatgcgatccataaatgtagtaatgttagcggtcaagtcctgaacacccatgatacacttgccctgtactatggcgcataccccaccctcacgggccagaagatagtcaagagcataccggttctgcattgcaaacaaccgtagctgagacaactccttagttattgccccgagggctcccaaggtttcatttcccaagatggtaaggccgcaaataaaataattccgatcactaacagccaaggaaccccccacacctcccagtgtcaatacgctcagaatgccccacccggctgagtggccccggttgggtgcaagaacctgaggttttttccagttctcgcaaaattcagcagagactgcccggcgtgctaactgattatgcaggttccacgccgaagggcaggggactgtggtagggactagagtccctatagcaattcggcggggaaatggggtgacaaaacgttggtcgccgtaccattaaataaaaagtagtatccttgttccgtgtggagactagcatcacaaccagcatatcggttgcgtaaggacctcccagtagcccagtttatccaattttgaaatgcccattcgggccgcccagcaatgcagaaagccctattcccaacagtgatatgagagacattcgcccagccacaaaggagctggaggccggcgttcaatggaacgcaagtggtgttataacaaacgcattggccagacgcctgggtgatatggcacctcctgtccatacaggtgggaaacagacatgttatatttgtgtccacctctaccagcaaacagccatatccttcactgctgaagcaattctcgtacgaccgggaatccctattgggagtgaagtggcaaggtatgtacgccctccaccgtcgcagcctatcgtactgtgaatgggaattatcccgagggaggggaaggcaaatagccggtggtgctgaatctggatcgtaaggaagagtgacgtgctcgggcaatggctcggaatgctgacaatgaaccaccatttggggagtgccccaaagcggtgaaacagaaaataacctagacaccgctgcggggtttgggtagcagacaacccgtccctggccatacagacggtggtaaatctggtagaagagattcatactacccgggttttcctcagtttggcctttaattaacttaagtgcatctcccggtaacctacgttctagctgtacttcccttctcacacgccccgtcctctctctagtccctttctctttctcatggtctcttcctacactcttctgacagcctgatgttacctttattgtaccacttttaacacatccaaaatcaaatttacatgtattccaaaaacaaggcaatgtccatataatgttcccttcccatcgccggggccggtgcagctgcttcatgactcccgcattctccttaactttgatgaccttccatgagtcgataccatgtcctcgtatatgggggcagtgaagaacatcacctttgcataggtgatgtatccttgtagattggttggggctacacagatacataatattccccttttccatgtccatcgccaataacacgccaagcgaagtgaggccaaatatcagacagacgatgcgtagccactccatcatgctccacacctgtaaaatagcactggagaagggaggcaggttagtatccgaccttttacagtagtggagatggactcaatttacagtgatgtaggtggacccaagcacttcgcccctccactttaactgctgtgggggtggtaaggagaacttggaagggcccgtcccatcgcggctccgaccccttcctagtccaatttttgaccatgacataactaccgggctggactgaaagtgagctaggtactggggcaatggctggcgagccgcacggactgggccatggagttccttgagcacttgcgtaagggctagaacataggtggtcatttcttcagtcatctgatgaaactgaacccgtctgggaacctgcaggctccaaggagttctaagaggcctgccataaagaatctcggcgggagagagccgggctggtcccgcaggtgtaacccgcagctggaagagggcaacggggagcaacttaagccatgtcagtcccgtgtctgctcttaatttagccaatttagttttgagggtctgattgtgtctctcaaccaccccggctgcctgcggtctgtaagcacagtgtaactgctggcgtatgcccaactgggagcaaaactccttgttaatttgcccaataaaatgaggcccattatcagaacttaactgagctggtataccgtaccggggaat encodes:
- the LOC140430079 gene encoding uncharacterized protein; amino-acid sequence: MMEWLRIVCLIFGLTSLGVLLAMDMEKGNIMYLCSPNQSTRIHHLCKGDVLHCPHIRGHGIDSWKVIKVKENAGVMKQLHRPRRWEGNIIWTLPCFWNTCKFDFGCVKSGTIKVTSGCQKSVGRDHEKEKGTRERTGRVRREVQLERRLPGDALKLIKGQTEENPGSMNLFYQIYHRLYGQGRVVCYPNPAAVSRLFSVSPLWGTPQMVVHCQHSEPLPEHVTLPYDPDSAPPAICLPLPRDNSHSQYDRLRRWRAYIPCHFTPNRDSRSYENCFSSEGYGCLLVEVDTNITCLFPTCMDRRCHITQASGQCVCYNTTCVPLNAGLQLLCGWANVSHITVGNRAFCIAGRPEWAFQNWINWATGRSLRNRYAGCDASLHTEQGYYFLFNGTATNVLSPHFPAELL